From Streptomyces sp. SAI-135:
CGGTGCCGGCCATGGCCAGCACCGGGTCGCCGCCCCATCGTTCGGCCGTCATGCCGGCGTACTCGTCCAGCGCGCCGGCGATCCGGTCGGGCACCAGGAGGACGTCGAGGCCGTTGTCGTAGCCGTCGAAGAGGAATTCGGTGCGGACCTGCGAGCCGTCGGGGGCGCGCCAGCGGAAGGCGTGGCCGTCGACGGTGCCCGGGACGCCCCGCCACAGTGCCGCGTGCTCGATGCCGGCGCGGGCCAGGATCTGGGGCATCTGGGCGATGTGGCCGAACATGTCGGGCAGGTAGCCGATGGGCATCGCACCGCCCAGGCGGTCCGCGGCCGCCCAGCCCATCTGGAGGTTGCGCACGATGGTCTCGCCGGAGCAGAGGAACTCGTCGAGGAGGATGAGCCAGGGGCCGACGGCGAGCCGTCCCTCGCGGACCAGTGCCGCGAGCCGGTCCCGGTTCTCGGGGCGCATCTCCAGGTAGTCCTCGACGGCGGCCATCTGCCCGTCGACGGTGAACCGGAAGTCGGGGTCTGCCTCGGCCGTCTCCAGGACGGTGTCGAGGGCCTGGACGAGCCGGTGCCGGAAGACCTGGAACGGTTCGTACCACTCCCGGTCCCAGTGGAAGTGGGGCACGAACACGGCGGAGTCGGGCATCGCTGGGAGAACCTTCTTCTGTGCGGGCCGGGCGGTGGGGCGTGACGTCACTTGAGCGATCCGGCGGCGAGTCCCGAACGCCAGAACCGCTGCAGCAGGATGAAGACGATGATCACGGGCACGATCGACACCAGGGAGCCGGTGATGACGGACTCCTGCAGGAGGGGGGCGCGTGCCGTCTGGCCGTTCCACTCGTACAGGCCGAGCGTGAGGGGGAACAGCGACTCCTTCTGCAGCATCACCATCGGCAGGAAGAAGTTGTTCCAGATGGCCACGAACTGGAACAGGAAGATGGTCACCAGGGCCGGCGTCATCAGCTTGAACGCCACCGAGAAGAAGGTGCGGAACTCGCCCGCGCCGTCCAGGCGCGCCGACTCGATCAGCTCCTGGGGGACCGCCGCATTGGTGAAGATACGTGCGAGGTAGACGCCGAACGGGCTGACGATGCTGGGCAGGAACACCGCGAGATAGGTGTTGACGATCCCGGTCGCCGAGAACAGCAGGAACAGCGGAAGGGCCAGCGCGGTCGTGGGGACGAGGACACCGCCGAGGACCACCGAGAACAGGAACTCCCGTCCCCGGAAAGGGAACTTGGCGAGGGCGTACCCGCACAGCGCGGAGATCAGCGTCCCCACCCCGGCGCCCAGCACCGCGTAGATGACGGTGTTGAGGGCCCACCGGCCGAAGATGCCGTCGCTGCGGGTGAAGAGCGTGCGCAGGTTGTCGAACAGGCTGAAGTGGGAGAAGGCCAGGCCGTTGGTGGCGGCGAGATCACCCTGCGGCTTGGTCGCGGCGACGACCAGGAAGTAGATCGGCAGCAGGAAGTAGACGGCCAGCAGCAGCATCAGCGCCATCACCGCCGTGCGGCTGACGCGGCTTTCCCGGATCGTGTTTCGCGTGCTCACAGCCCCGCCCTCTTGGAGGTCAGTCGCATGAAGCCGAAGCTCAGGACGAAGGTGATGACGGCGATGACCACCGAAATGGCCGCGGCCTGCTGGTAGTTGTTCCCCGACGCCACCGCGTAGGCCAGCATGTTCGGAGTGAACGTGCTGGAGATGTTCGAGGAGATCTGACGCAGCACGGCCGGCTCGGCGTAGAGCTGGAGCGTGCCGATGATCGAGAAGACCGTGGTCAGGACGATCGACGGGAGGATGATGGGCACCTTGACGCGCCAGGCGATCGTCCAGTTGGTCGCGCCGTCGATGCGGGCCGCCTCGTACAGCTCCTGCGGGATGGACTGCAGCGCCGCGTACATGATCAGCATGTTGTAGCCCGTCCACAGCCACGTGGAGACGTTGGCCGTCGACCACAGCACCGCGCCCGGACCGAGGAAGTCCGGCTTGAGGCCGATGCCCTGGAAGAGCTCGACGACCGGGCTGAGTTGGGGCGAGTACAGGTACGACCACATGATCGCGGCGATCACACCGGGGACCGCGTAGGGCATGAAGGCCGTGATGCGGAAGAACGCCTTGAGCCGCAGCAGGGGTGTGTCCAGCAGCAGCGCGATGATCAGCGCGGTGAACAGCATGACCGGGACCTGGACGATGCCGAACAGCCCGATGCGGCCGATGCTGGCCCAGAACTCGCTGTTCTGGAAGACCTGCCCGTACTGCTCGAAGCCGCCGAACGTCGTGTACGAGGTGCCGTACTGGCCGGCGGTTCGCCGTACGACGCGGAAGCTCTGCCAGAGCGCGTAGCCGACCGGCACCAGGTAGAAGAGCACGAACGGCAGGAAGAAGGGGGTGACGAAGGCGAGGACGGTACCGGCCCGGGGGCCGCCGCCGCTGAGACGGCGACGGCCCCCCGGCGACTGCACCGCGCGGGGCGTGTCGGTGGCCCGGGTGGCGATGTCTGTCATGCTGAGGTCACTTGCCCGCCGCGGCCGGGATGGCCTGGTCCTGCATGGACTTCAGTGCGGTCGCCTGTGCCTTGGCGAGGGCGTCACCGAGGGTCCCGTCTCCGGCGGCCGCCTTGGCCATCGCGTCCTGCAGCGCCAGGTTCACCGTCTTCTGTGTCGGGCCCCAGGCGAAGCTGGTGTCGATCTTCTTGGACGAGTCTGCGAAGACGTCGAAGATCTTCTCGTTGTTGTAGTACGGAACTCCCTGGGAGAGGGCGGGCAGTCGGAGTCCGGCGTTCGCGGCCGGGTAGAGACCGCCGAGCTCGTTCTCCAGCGCGAGGGCCTCGGGGTCGCTGTTGAGCCAGGTGTTGAACTTCACCGACTCGTACAGGTGCTTGCTGCCCTTCATGAACGCGACGGTCGAGCCGCCCCAGTCACCCGAGGAGCCGTTCGAGCCCCAGGTCGGCATGGGCACGATCGACCACTTGCCTTCCTGCTTGGGGAGGTTGTCGCGGAACATGCTGTAGCCCCAGGCGGCGCCGACGTAGCTGGCGAGCTGGTCCTTCTGGTAGGCGGCGTACATCTGCGTCGAGCCGTTGGCGAGGTCGGTGCGCACGAGCTTGTCGGAGATCAGCTTCTGCCAGTAGTCGGCGACCTGCCTGCTCTGCTCCGACTCGACGGTGACGTGCCACTTGTCGCCCGAGTAGCTGTACATCTCGGCGTTGTTCTGCCAGAGCAGACCGTTGAACCACTCGGCGTTGTTCGGGTCGAAGAACGTGATGTCCAGCTCGGGGTCCGCCTTGTGCAGCTGCCGCGCGGCCGTCGCGTACTCGTCCCAGGTCTTGGGGATCGCGATGCCGTGCTTCTCGAAGAGGTCACTGCGGACGAAGAGCGCCATCGGGCCGGTGTCCTGCGGCAGCGCGAACACGCCGGTTTCGCCGAAGCTCGTCTGGGACCAGGTCCAGGGGACGAACTTGGACTTGGCGGCGGTGGCGTCCTTGCAGGCGGAGGCGTCGACGAAGGCGCTCTGCGTGCGCAGGTTGGGCAGTTCGTCGTAGCCGACCTGCGCCAGGTCGGGTGCCTTGCCCGCCTTGAGGGCGTTGCCGAGGATGCCGTACTGATCGTTGGAGATGTTCTTCGTCTCGACCTGGATGTCCGGGTTCTTCTTGTTCCACAGCGCGACGACCTTGTCCATGCCGGGAACGGTGTTCCAATACTGGAGGACGACCTTCCCCTTGGCGGGGGCGCACGAGGGTGCGGCGGCCTTGTCCGAGTCGGTGGGCGACGAGGAGCAGCCGGCGAGGAGTACAGCGATACCGGTGGCCGTGGCGAGGGCGGCGAGGCGCGTGCGCGTATCTGTGTTGCTCATGTTTTCCGTTCCCAGAGAACGACTGGCGGCGGGTGCCTGGGCGGTTGGAACAAAGCGCCGTGAGCGGTAACGTGAGCGCTCACGGGAGCGAGGCGATTCGGAGTCTGCGCTTATGTACGGACAAGTGTCAAGGCTCTGAAGTGACACCGAACAGACAGAGGTGAGGGATGGCGTCGTCGGCGAACGGTCCGCGCAGGATGACCATCGACGATGTGGCGCGGGCCGTCGGAGTGTCGCGGCAGACCGTGTCACGGGCCCTGAACGACAAGGGCGAGATCGACGCCTCCACGAAGCAGCGCGTGCTGGACGCCGCCCAGGAGCTGGGCTACCGGCCCAGCCGCTTCGCCCGGGGACTCGTACGGCAGGACTCCATAACCATCGGCCTGGTCATCCCCGACCTGCTCAACCCCTTCTTCACCGAGGTCGCCGCCGCGGCTCTGGAGGCAGCACGCAAGCGCGGCTGGCACGTCGTGGTCTACGACACCGGCGACAGCGTCCAGGAGGAGCGCGGCACTCTGGAGGTCATCGCCTCACAGGTGGACGCCGTCGTGGGTTACCTCACCCTGCCCGAGGACGAGATCGACAAGCTGATCCGCGGGCTTCCTGTCGTGCTCATCGACCGCGACCACCGCGCCGAGCGGTTCAACGCCATCAGCATCGACGGCGCGGCGGGCGTCCACGACGCGATCAGGCACCTGGTCGACGCGGGGAACCACCGCATCGGCATGCTCGACCATGCCGCACGCTCCGAGCCCAGCATCCGTCACCGCTGGTACGCCGCCGCCATGGCCGCCCACGGCCTGGAGCCCGCCGCGGTCAGCCGTGCCGAGCAGAGCATCGAGGGTGGAGAACACGCGTTGTGTGAACTCCTCACCGAACATCCCGACGTGACCGCCGTGTTCACGTTCAACGACATCATCGCCATCGGAGCACTGCGCGCCGCGCGAAGGCTCGGCCGCCGGGTGCCCGAAGACCTCGCGGTCATCGGCTTCGACGGCCTCCAGCTCGGCACCCTCGTCGAGCCCGCCCTGACCACCGTCGCCCTGGACACCCGCGAACTCGGAGTTCTCGCCGTCGAGCAGGCCGGACGGCTGCTGGCCCGCAGCGGACCACTCAGCCACGACGAGGCGGCGGTCAAAGCCACCTTGCGGCTGCGCAAGTCCGCCTAGGGCATCTCCTGCGGTTCATCTGACCGGTTGCCGGGTGTCGTGACGGGCGTCGAGTGGCGAGGAACGGACCGCTGCTGCCGGATCGGACGCCGAGGCTGGGCAGGAGATTGCGGATCACCGTCGTGTGCTCGGCGCGGTCGCCTTCAAGCACCGCGGCACGGAGAAGGTCTGCCACGCCCTGCTCGCCCTGGCCGACTTTGGAGGCGACCAGGGCGCCCACCTACTTTGTCCTGATCGTAGAAAAAGTTGAGCGATCTCGCGTCAAAGGGGTTACGCGCCGGATTCAGGACCGCTAACTTCCTTGGACTGGACCGGTCATGTGCATGCGGTGTGCGGGCCGGTTCGAGGCGCGACGGCGCGCGCCTGCACTTCCCGAACAGGGCCGATCGGGTCCTGCACTCAACCCCACACCTCGGGAGACGTCTGTGCGCAAGAAAGTCGTCAGACTCGCAAGACCCAGACCCCTCCGCTCACTGGCGCTGGCGTTGGCGTGCACCGTCGGTTGCCTCCTGCCTGGAACTGCGGCTGCCGCCGCGCCGGATCCGGTCGGCCGCACTGCTGCGGCGGCGGTCGAGTTCCAGCAGGTCACGCTGGCCAAGGGCGTGGCCGAGACGGGGGAGCCCATGACGCTCGCCGTGCTGCCGAACAGTTCGGTGCTGCACACCTCGCGTGACGGCACGCTGCGTCTGACGGACGCGGCCGGAAGCACGACGGTGGCGGGCAAGCTCGATGTATACAGTCACGACGAGGAGGGCCTGCAAGGCGTCGCGGTGGACCCGGCCTTCGCCTCCAACCGCTTCGTCTACCTGTACTACGCCCCGAAGTTGAGCACGCCGGCCGGCGATGCTCCCTCCGACGGGTCGGCCTCCGACTTCACCCCCTTCGACGGCGTCAACCGGCTGTCCCGGTTCATCCTGAAGGCCGACAACACCCTGGATCTGGCCAGCGAGAAGAAGATCCTCGACGTTCCGGCCTCGCGCGGCATCTGCTGTCACGTCGGCGGGGACATCGACTTCGACGCGGTGGGCAACCTCTACCTCTCGACCGGCGACGACTCCAACCCCTTCGCCTCCGACGGCTACACCCCGATCGACGAGCGTGCCACCCGCAACCCCGCCTACGACGCCCAGCGCTCGGCGGGCAACACCAACGACCTGCGTGGCAAGGTACTGCGCATCAAGGTCAACGCGGACGGGACGTACTCCGTCCCGAGCGGCAACCTCTTCGCGCCCGGCACCGCCAAGACCCGCCCCGAGATCTATGCGATGGGCTTCCGCAACCCCTTCCGCATGAGCGTGGACAAGGCCACGGGCATCGTCTACCTCGGCGACTACGGCCCCGACGCCGGCACCGCGGCGCCCGGGCGCGGACCCGAGGGCCAGGTCGAGTTCAACCGCATCACCCAGGCCGGCAACTACGGCTGGCCGTACTGCACCGGCAACAACGACGCCTACACCGACTACGACTTCGCCACCAACACCTCGGGCAGCACCTTCTCCTGCTCCGCCCCCAAGAACACCTCACCGCGCAACACCGGCCTGACGGACCTGCCCCCGGCGCGACCGGCCTGGATCCCCTACAGCGGCACGTCCGTACCGGAGTTCGGCGGCGGCTCCGAGTCCCCGATGGGCGGCCCGGTCTATCGCTACGACGCCGCGTCCACCTCCGAGGTCAAGTTCCCCCAGGAGTACGACGGGGACTTCTTCGCCGGCGAGTTCGGGCGCCGCTGGATCAAGCGCATCGAGGCCGGCGGCGACGGCACCGTGCAGTCCATCAACGCCTTCCCCTGGAGCGGCACCCAGGTGATGGACATGGCCTTCGGCCCGGACGGCGCCCTGTACGTCCTCGACTACGGCACCGGCTACTTCAACGGCGACGAGAACTCCGCCCTGTACCGCATCGAGCACGTCACCGACGGGCTCGCCCCGATCGCGGAGGCCAAGGCGGACATCACCTCCGGAAAGGCACCGCTCGCGGTCTCCTTCTCCTCGGCCGGCAGTTCCGACCCGGACGGTGGCGCTCTCACCTACGCCTGGACCTTCGGCGACGGCGCGACCTCCACCGCCGCCAATCCCTCGCACACCTACACGGCCAACGGCCAGTACACGGCGACGCTGAAGGTGACCGACCCGACCGGCAAGAGCGCGACGGCATCCGTGCAGATCACCGTCGGCAACACCGCTCCCAGCGTGAAGATCGACCTGCCCGCGGACGGCCGTATCTACGACTTCGGTTCCGCCATCCCCTTCAAGGTGACGGTGACCGACCCCGAGGACGGCACCATCGACTGCTCCCGGGTCAAGGTCTCCTTCATCGTCGGACACGACAGCCACGGCCACCCGCAGACCTCGGCGACGGGATGCACGGGCACGCTGCAGACCCTGGCCGACGGCGAACACGACCCCAACGCCAACATCTTCGGTGTCCTCGACGCCGAGTACACCGACAAGGGCGCGAACGGCCAGCCCGCGCTGACCACGCACGACCAGCACATCGTCCAGCCCTCCCACCGGCAGGCCGAGCACTACGGCGCTTCCGCCGGAGTAGATGTCATCGCGCACGGTCCGGCGCACGGCGGCAAGACCGTCGGGAACATCGACAACGGCGACTGGATCTCCTTCACCCCGTACGCCCTCGACAACGCCACCCAGTTCACCGCCAGGGTCTCCTCCGCGGGCGCGGGGGGCACGATCGAAGTACGCGCCGGATCCCCGACCGGCACCCTGCTCGGCACGGCGACTGTCCCGGTGACCGGCGGCTGGGAGACCTTCCAGGACGT
This genomic window contains:
- a CDS encoding carbohydrate ABC transporter permease yields the protein MALMLLLAVYFLLPIYFLVVAATKPQGDLAATNGLAFSHFSLFDNLRTLFTRSDGIFGRWALNTVIYAVLGAGVGTLISALCGYALAKFPFRGREFLFSVVLGGVLVPTTALALPLFLLFSATGIVNTYLAVFLPSIVSPFGVYLARIFTNAAVPQELIESARLDGAGEFRTFFSVAFKLMTPALVTIFLFQFVAIWNNFFLPMVMLQKESLFPLTLGLYEWNGQTARAPLLQESVITGSLVSIVPVIIVFILLQRFWRSGLAAGSLK
- a CDS encoding sugar ABC transporter permease; this encodes MTDIATRATDTPRAVQSPGGRRRLSGGGPRAGTVLAFVTPFFLPFVLFYLVPVGYALWQSFRVVRRTAGQYGTSYTTFGGFEQYGQVFQNSEFWASIGRIGLFGIVQVPVMLFTALIIALLLDTPLLRLKAFFRITAFMPYAVPGVIAAIMWSYLYSPQLSPVVELFQGIGLKPDFLGPGAVLWSTANVSTWLWTGYNMLIMYAALQSIPQELYEAARIDGATNWTIAWRVKVPIILPSIVLTTVFSIIGTLQLYAEPAVLRQISSNISSTFTPNMLAYAVASGNNYQQAAAISVVIAVITFVLSFGFMRLTSKRAGL
- a CDS encoding extracellular solute-binding protein is translated as MSNTDTRTRLAALATATGIAVLLAGCSSSPTDSDKAAAPSCAPAKGKVVLQYWNTVPGMDKVVALWNKKNPDIQVETKNISNDQYGILGNALKAGKAPDLAQVGYDELPNLRTQSAFVDASACKDATAAKSKFVPWTWSQTSFGETGVFALPQDTGPMALFVRSDLFEKHGIAIPKTWDEYATAARQLHKADPELDITFFDPNNAEWFNGLLWQNNAEMYSYSGDKWHVTVESEQSRQVADYWQKLISDKLVRTDLANGSTQMYAAYQKDQLASYVGAAWGYSMFRDNLPKQEGKWSIVPMPTWGSNGSSGDWGGSTVAFMKGSKHLYESVKFNTWLNSDPEALALENELGGLYPAANAGLRLPALSQGVPYYNNEKIFDVFADSSKKIDTSFAWGPTQKTVNLALQDAMAKAAAGDGTLGDALAKAQATALKSMQDQAIPAAAGK
- a CDS encoding LacI family DNA-binding transcriptional regulator, coding for MTIDDVARAVGVSRQTVSRALNDKGEIDASTKQRVLDAAQELGYRPSRFARGLVRQDSITIGLVIPDLLNPFFTEVAAAALEAARKRGWHVVVYDTGDSVQEERGTLEVIASQVDAVVGYLTLPEDEIDKLIRGLPVVLIDRDHRAERFNAISIDGAAGVHDAIRHLVDAGNHRIGMLDHAARSEPSIRHRWYAAAMAAHGLEPAAVSRAEQSIEGGEHALCELLTEHPDVTAVFTFNDIIAIGALRAARRLGRRVPEDLAVIGFDGLQLGTLVEPALTTVALDTRELGVLAVEQAGRLLARSGPLSHDEAAVKATLRLRKSA
- a CDS encoding PQQ-dependent sugar dehydrogenase, producing MPGTAAAAAPDPVGRTAAAAVEFQQVTLAKGVAETGEPMTLAVLPNSSVLHTSRDGTLRLTDAAGSTTVAGKLDVYSHDEEGLQGVAVDPAFASNRFVYLYYAPKLSTPAGDAPSDGSASDFTPFDGVNRLSRFILKADNTLDLASEKKILDVPASRGICCHVGGDIDFDAVGNLYLSTGDDSNPFASDGYTPIDERATRNPAYDAQRSAGNTNDLRGKVLRIKVNADGTYSVPSGNLFAPGTAKTRPEIYAMGFRNPFRMSVDKATGIVYLGDYGPDAGTAAPGRGPEGQVEFNRITQAGNYGWPYCTGNNDAYTDYDFATNTSGSTFSCSAPKNTSPRNTGLTDLPPARPAWIPYSGTSVPEFGGGSESPMGGPVYRYDAASTSEVKFPQEYDGDFFAGEFGRRWIKRIEAGGDGTVQSINAFPWSGTQVMDMAFGPDGALYVLDYGTGYFNGDENSALYRIEHVTDGLAPIAEAKADITSGKAPLAVSFSSAGSSDPDGGALTYAWTFGDGATSTAANPSHTYTANGQYTATLKVTDPTGKSATASVQITVGNTAPSVKIDLPADGRIYDFGSAIPFKVTVTDPEDGTIDCSRVKVSFIVGHDSHGHPQTSATGCTGTLQTLADGEHDPNANIFGVLDAEYTDKGANGQPALTTHDQHIVQPSHRQAEHYGASAGVDVIAHGPAHGGKTVGNIDNGDWISFTPYALDNATQFTARVSSAGAGGTIEVRAGSPTGTLLGTATVPVTGGWETFQDVTTGLTNQPGSTTQLYLVFKGGSGALFDVDEFSFTTSGGGVRSGAVKGVNSKCLDVDNANTADGTKIQLWTCNGTSAQTWTIAADSTIQALGKCLDVSGGGSADGTKVQLWTCNGSGAQKWAPQTDGTVRNPQSAKCLDASGGTWNDGTPVHLWTCHTGPNQKWTLP